In the genome of Vidua macroura isolate BioBank_ID:100142 chromosome 19, ASM2450914v1, whole genome shotgun sequence, one region contains:
- the RHOT1 gene encoding mitochondrial Rho GTPase 1 isoform X4: MKKDVRILLVGEPRVGKTSLIMSLVSEEFPEEVPHRAEEITIPADVTPERVPTHIVDYSEAEQSDEQLYHEISQANVICIVYAVNNKNSIDKVTSRWIPLINERTDKDSRLPLILVGNKSDLVEYSSMETILPIMNQYTEIETCVECSAKNLKNISELFYYAQKAVLHPTGPLYCPEEKEMKPACIKALTRIFRISDQDNDGTLNDAELNFFQRICFNTPLAPQALEDVKNVVRKNLSDGVADNGLTLKGFLFLHTLFIQRGRHETTWTVLRRFGYDDDLELTPEYLFPPLKIPPDCTTELNHHAYLFLQSIFDKHDLDRDCALSPDELKDLFKVFPYMPWGPDVNNTVCTNERGWITYQGFLSQWTLTTYLDVQRCLEYLGYLGYSILAEQESQASAITVTRDKKIDLQKKQTQRNVFRCNVVGMKGCGKSGVLQALLGRNLIRQRQIRAEHKSYYAINTVYVYGQEKYLLLHDVSDSDFLTDAETICDAVCLVYDVSNPKSFEYCARIFKPCPVTLYVRLQQVYILHLSELPQLRLAAICKEQTLHCSS; encoded by the exons ATGAAGAAGGACGTGCGGATCCTGCTGGTGGGAGAAC CCAGAGTTGGGAAGACATCACTAATTATGTCTCTTGTCAGCGAGGAGTTCCCAGAAGAG GTTCCACACCGAGCTGAAGAAATCACCATTCCAGCCGATGTCACTCCTGAAAGAGTGCCAACCCACATAGTGGATTATTCAG AAGCAGAGCAAAGTGATGAGCAGCTTTATCATGAAATATCACAG gCAAATGTGATTTGTATAGTCTATGCTGTTAACAACAAGAATTCTATTGATAAG GTAACGAGTCGATGGATTCCTCTCATCAATGAAAGGACAGACAAAGATAGCAG gcTGCCTCTTATATTAGTTGGAAACAAGTCTGATCTAGTGGAGTACAGCAGTATGGAAACTATCCTTCCCATTATGAATCAATATACAGAGATAGAAACGTGTGTAGAG TGTTCAGCCAAAAACTTGAAGAATATATCTGAGCTATTTTATTATGCACAGAAAGCTGTTCTACATCCTACAGGTCCTCTTTATTGCCCAGAGGAGAAAGAG ATGAAACCTGCCTGTATTAAAGCACTGACTCGCATTTTTAGAATTTCTGATCAAGATAATGATGGTACTCTAAATGATGCAGAGCTCAACTTCTTTCAG AGAATTTGTTTTAATACACCACTTGCACCTCAAGCTTTGGAAGACGTAAAGAATGTAGTCAGGAAAAACCTAAGTGATGGAGTTGCAGATAATGGATTGACATTAAAAG gttttctttttctacacACACTTTTCATTCAGCGAGGAAGGCATGAGACAACTTGGACTGTTTTGCGTCGCTTTGGCTATGACGATGACTTAGAGCTTACACCAGAGTACCTGTTCCCTCC CCTAAAAATTCCCCCTGACTGCACAACAGAACTAAATCATCATGCATACTTGTTTCTTCAAAGTATTTTTGATAAACATGATTTG GATAGAGATTGTGCTTTATCTCCTGATGAATTGAAAGACTTGTTCAAAGTCTTCCCTTACATGCCATGGGGGCCTGATGTGAACAACACAGTTTGTACAAATGAAAGAGGATGGATCACATACCAAGGGTTTCTCTCCCAGTGGAC ACTAACCACATACCTGGATGTGCAGCGTTGCCTGGAGTACCTGGGTTATTTAGGGTACTCCATACTTGCAGAACAAGAATCTCAAGCATCAGCAATTACAG TGACAAGAGATAAAAAGATAGACCTCCAGAAAAAACAGACTCAGCGAAATGTCTTCCGATGCAATGTTGTTGGAATGAAAGGCTGTGGGAAAAGTGGAGTTCTTCAAGCTCTTCTTGGAAGAAATCTAATA AGACAGAGGCAAATACGTGCGGAACACAAATCTTACTATGCCATTAATACAGTCTATGTATATGGACAGGAAAAATACTTGCTG ctacACGATGTCAGTGACTCAGACTTTTTAACTGATGCTGAGACCATATGTGATGCTGTCTGCCTGGTATATGATGTCAGTAATCCTAAATCCTTTGAGTACTGTGCCAGGATTTTTAAG CCATGCCCGGTTACGCTGTATGTGCGCCTGCAACAGGTGTACATTTTGCATCTGTCAGAACTTCCTCAACTCAGACTTGCTGCAATCTGTAAAGAACAAACTCTTCACTGCAGTTCTTAA
- the RHOT1 gene encoding mitochondrial Rho GTPase 1 isoform X1, with protein MKKDVRILLVGEPRVGKTSLIMSLVSEEFPEEVPHRAEEITIPADVTPERVPTHIVDYSEAEQSDEQLYHEISQANVICIVYAVNNKNSIDKVTSRWIPLINERTDKDSRLPLILVGNKSDLVEYSSMETILPIMNQYTEIETCVECSAKNLKNISELFYYAQKAVLHPTGPLYCPEEKEMKPACIKALTRIFRISDQDNDGTLNDAELNFFQRICFNTPLAPQALEDVKNVVRKNLSDGVADNGLTLKGFLFLHTLFIQRGRHETTWTVLRRFGYDDDLELTPEYLFPPLKIPPDCTTELNHHAYLFLQSIFDKHDLDRDCALSPDELKDLFKVFPYMPWGPDVNNTVCTNERGWITYQGFLSQWTLTTYLDVQRCLEYLGYLGYSILAEQESQASAITVTRDKKIDLQKKQTQRNVFRCNVVGMKGCGKSGVLQALLGRNLIRQRQIRAEHKSYYAINTVYVYGQEKYLLLHDVSDSDFLTDAETICDAVCLVYDVSNPKSFEYCARIFKQHFMDSRIPCLVVAAKSDLHEVRQEYSISPAEFCKKHKMPPPQAFTCNTADVPSKDIFVKLTTMAMYPHARLRCMCACNRCTFCICQNFLNSDLLQSVKNKLFTAVLNRHVTQADLKSSTFWLRASFGATVFAVLGFAMYKALLKQR; from the exons ATGAAGAAGGACGTGCGGATCCTGCTGGTGGGAGAAC CCAGAGTTGGGAAGACATCACTAATTATGTCTCTTGTCAGCGAGGAGTTCCCAGAAGAG GTTCCACACCGAGCTGAAGAAATCACCATTCCAGCCGATGTCACTCCTGAAAGAGTGCCAACCCACATAGTGGATTATTCAG AAGCAGAGCAAAGTGATGAGCAGCTTTATCATGAAATATCACAG gCAAATGTGATTTGTATAGTCTATGCTGTTAACAACAAGAATTCTATTGATAAG GTAACGAGTCGATGGATTCCTCTCATCAATGAAAGGACAGACAAAGATAGCAG gcTGCCTCTTATATTAGTTGGAAACAAGTCTGATCTAGTGGAGTACAGCAGTATGGAAACTATCCTTCCCATTATGAATCAATATACAGAGATAGAAACGTGTGTAGAG TGTTCAGCCAAAAACTTGAAGAATATATCTGAGCTATTTTATTATGCACAGAAAGCTGTTCTACATCCTACAGGTCCTCTTTATTGCCCAGAGGAGAAAGAG ATGAAACCTGCCTGTATTAAAGCACTGACTCGCATTTTTAGAATTTCTGATCAAGATAATGATGGTACTCTAAATGATGCAGAGCTCAACTTCTTTCAG AGAATTTGTTTTAATACACCACTTGCACCTCAAGCTTTGGAAGACGTAAAGAATGTAGTCAGGAAAAACCTAAGTGATGGAGTTGCAGATAATGGATTGACATTAAAAG gttttctttttctacacACACTTTTCATTCAGCGAGGAAGGCATGAGACAACTTGGACTGTTTTGCGTCGCTTTGGCTATGACGATGACTTAGAGCTTACACCAGAGTACCTGTTCCCTCC CCTAAAAATTCCCCCTGACTGCACAACAGAACTAAATCATCATGCATACTTGTTTCTTCAAAGTATTTTTGATAAACATGATTTG GATAGAGATTGTGCTTTATCTCCTGATGAATTGAAAGACTTGTTCAAAGTCTTCCCTTACATGCCATGGGGGCCTGATGTGAACAACACAGTTTGTACAAATGAAAGAGGATGGATCACATACCAAGGGTTTCTCTCCCAGTGGAC ACTAACCACATACCTGGATGTGCAGCGTTGCCTGGAGTACCTGGGTTATTTAGGGTACTCCATACTTGCAGAACAAGAATCTCAAGCATCAGCAATTACAG TGACAAGAGATAAAAAGATAGACCTCCAGAAAAAACAGACTCAGCGAAATGTCTTCCGATGCAATGTTGTTGGAATGAAAGGCTGTGGGAAAAGTGGAGTTCTTCAAGCTCTTCTTGGAAGAAATCTAATA AGACAGAGGCAAATACGTGCGGAACACAAATCTTACTATGCCATTAATACAGTCTATGTATATGGACAGGAAAAATACTTGCTG ctacACGATGTCAGTGACTCAGACTTTTTAACTGATGCTGAGACCATATGTGATGCTGTCTGCCTGGTATATGATGTCAGTAATCCTAAATCCTTTGAGTACTGTGCCAGGATTTTTAAG CAGCACTTCATGGACAGCAGAATACCATGTTTGGTGGTAGCTGCCAAGTCCGACTTGCATGAAGTTAGACAGGAATATAGTATTTCTCCTGCTGAATTCTgcaaaaaacacaaaatgccTCCACCCCAAGCCTTTACTTGTAATACTGCTGATGTGCCGAGTAAGGATATCTTTGTAAAACTGACAACTATGGCAATGTATCC CCATGCCCGGTTACGCTGTATGTGCGCCTGCAACAGGTGTACATTTTGCATCTGTCAGAACTTCCTCAACTCAGACTTGCTGCAATCTGTAAAGAACAAACTCTTCACTGCAGTTCTTAACAG
- the RHOT1 gene encoding mitochondrial Rho GTPase 1 isoform X2 translates to MKKDVRILLVGEPRVGKTSLIMSLVSEEFPEEVPHRAEEITIPADVTPERVPTHIVDYSEAEQSDEQLYHEISQANVICIVYAVNNKNSIDKVTSRWIPLINERTDKDSRLPLILVGNKSDLVEYSSMETILPIMNQYTEIETCVECSAKNLKNISELFYYAQKAVLHPTGPLYCPEEKEMKPACIKALTRIFRISDQDNDGTLNDAELNFFQRICFNTPLAPQALEDVKNVVRKNLSDGVADNGLTLKGFLFLHTLFIQRGRHETTWTVLRRFGYDDDLELTPEYLFPPLKIPPDCTTELNHHAYLFLQSIFDKHDLDRDCALSPDELKDLFKVFPYMPWGPDVNNTVCTNERGWITYQGFLSQWTLTTYLDVQRCLEYLGYLGYSILAEQESQASAITVTRDKKIDLQKKQTQRNVFRCNVVGMKGCGKSGVLQALLGRNLIRQRQIRAEHKSYYAINTVYVYGQEKYLLLHDVSDSDFLTDAETICDAVCLVYDVSNPKSFEYCARIFKQHFMDSRIPCLVVAAKSDLHEVRQEYSISPAEFCKKHKMPPPQAFTCNTADVPSKDIFVKLTTMAMYPHVTQADLKSSTFWLRASFGATVFAVLGFAMYKALLKQR, encoded by the exons ATGAAGAAGGACGTGCGGATCCTGCTGGTGGGAGAAC CCAGAGTTGGGAAGACATCACTAATTATGTCTCTTGTCAGCGAGGAGTTCCCAGAAGAG GTTCCACACCGAGCTGAAGAAATCACCATTCCAGCCGATGTCACTCCTGAAAGAGTGCCAACCCACATAGTGGATTATTCAG AAGCAGAGCAAAGTGATGAGCAGCTTTATCATGAAATATCACAG gCAAATGTGATTTGTATAGTCTATGCTGTTAACAACAAGAATTCTATTGATAAG GTAACGAGTCGATGGATTCCTCTCATCAATGAAAGGACAGACAAAGATAGCAG gcTGCCTCTTATATTAGTTGGAAACAAGTCTGATCTAGTGGAGTACAGCAGTATGGAAACTATCCTTCCCATTATGAATCAATATACAGAGATAGAAACGTGTGTAGAG TGTTCAGCCAAAAACTTGAAGAATATATCTGAGCTATTTTATTATGCACAGAAAGCTGTTCTACATCCTACAGGTCCTCTTTATTGCCCAGAGGAGAAAGAG ATGAAACCTGCCTGTATTAAAGCACTGACTCGCATTTTTAGAATTTCTGATCAAGATAATGATGGTACTCTAAATGATGCAGAGCTCAACTTCTTTCAG AGAATTTGTTTTAATACACCACTTGCACCTCAAGCTTTGGAAGACGTAAAGAATGTAGTCAGGAAAAACCTAAGTGATGGAGTTGCAGATAATGGATTGACATTAAAAG gttttctttttctacacACACTTTTCATTCAGCGAGGAAGGCATGAGACAACTTGGACTGTTTTGCGTCGCTTTGGCTATGACGATGACTTAGAGCTTACACCAGAGTACCTGTTCCCTCC CCTAAAAATTCCCCCTGACTGCACAACAGAACTAAATCATCATGCATACTTGTTTCTTCAAAGTATTTTTGATAAACATGATTTG GATAGAGATTGTGCTTTATCTCCTGATGAATTGAAAGACTTGTTCAAAGTCTTCCCTTACATGCCATGGGGGCCTGATGTGAACAACACAGTTTGTACAAATGAAAGAGGATGGATCACATACCAAGGGTTTCTCTCCCAGTGGAC ACTAACCACATACCTGGATGTGCAGCGTTGCCTGGAGTACCTGGGTTATTTAGGGTACTCCATACTTGCAGAACAAGAATCTCAAGCATCAGCAATTACAG TGACAAGAGATAAAAAGATAGACCTCCAGAAAAAACAGACTCAGCGAAATGTCTTCCGATGCAATGTTGTTGGAATGAAAGGCTGTGGGAAAAGTGGAGTTCTTCAAGCTCTTCTTGGAAGAAATCTAATA AGACAGAGGCAAATACGTGCGGAACACAAATCTTACTATGCCATTAATACAGTCTATGTATATGGACAGGAAAAATACTTGCTG ctacACGATGTCAGTGACTCAGACTTTTTAACTGATGCTGAGACCATATGTGATGCTGTCTGCCTGGTATATGATGTCAGTAATCCTAAATCCTTTGAGTACTGTGCCAGGATTTTTAAG CAGCACTTCATGGACAGCAGAATACCATGTTTGGTGGTAGCTGCCAAGTCCGACTTGCATGAAGTTAGACAGGAATATAGTATTTCTCCTGCTGAATTCTgcaaaaaacacaaaatgccTCCACCCCAAGCCTTTACTTGTAATACTGCTGATGTGCCGAGTAAGGATATCTTTGTAAAACTGACAACTATGGCAATGTATCC
- the RHOT1 gene encoding mitochondrial Rho GTPase 1 isoform X3 — protein sequence MKKDVRILLVGEPRVGKTSLIMSLVSEEFPEEVPHRAEEITIPADVTPERVPTHIVDYSEAEQSDEQLYHEISQANVICIVYAVNNKNSIDKVTSRWIPLINERTDKDSRLPLILVGNKSDLVEYSSMETILPIMNQYTEIETCVECSAKNLKNISELFYYAQKAVLHPTGPLYCPEEKEMKPACIKALTRIFRISDQDNDGTLNDAELNFFQRICFNTPLAPQALEDVKNVVRKNLSDGVADNGLTLKGFLFLHTLFIQRGRHETTWTVLRRFGYDDDLELTPEYLFPPLKIPPDCTTELNHHAYLFLQSIFDKHDLDRDCALSPDELKDLFKVFPYMPWGPDVNNTVCTNERGWITYQGFLSQWTLTTYLDVQRCLEYLGYLGYSILAEQESQASAITVTRDKKIDLQKKQTQRNVFRCNVVGMKGCGKSGVLQALLGRNLIRQRQIRAEHKSYYAINTVYVYGQEKYLLLHDVSDSDFLTDAETICDAVCLVYDVSNPKSFEYCARIFKACDTSRPQELNVLAPSKFWCYCVCSFGFCHVQSTTKAAMI from the exons ATGAAGAAGGACGTGCGGATCCTGCTGGTGGGAGAAC CCAGAGTTGGGAAGACATCACTAATTATGTCTCTTGTCAGCGAGGAGTTCCCAGAAGAG GTTCCACACCGAGCTGAAGAAATCACCATTCCAGCCGATGTCACTCCTGAAAGAGTGCCAACCCACATAGTGGATTATTCAG AAGCAGAGCAAAGTGATGAGCAGCTTTATCATGAAATATCACAG gCAAATGTGATTTGTATAGTCTATGCTGTTAACAACAAGAATTCTATTGATAAG GTAACGAGTCGATGGATTCCTCTCATCAATGAAAGGACAGACAAAGATAGCAG gcTGCCTCTTATATTAGTTGGAAACAAGTCTGATCTAGTGGAGTACAGCAGTATGGAAACTATCCTTCCCATTATGAATCAATATACAGAGATAGAAACGTGTGTAGAG TGTTCAGCCAAAAACTTGAAGAATATATCTGAGCTATTTTATTATGCACAGAAAGCTGTTCTACATCCTACAGGTCCTCTTTATTGCCCAGAGGAGAAAGAG ATGAAACCTGCCTGTATTAAAGCACTGACTCGCATTTTTAGAATTTCTGATCAAGATAATGATGGTACTCTAAATGATGCAGAGCTCAACTTCTTTCAG AGAATTTGTTTTAATACACCACTTGCACCTCAAGCTTTGGAAGACGTAAAGAATGTAGTCAGGAAAAACCTAAGTGATGGAGTTGCAGATAATGGATTGACATTAAAAG gttttctttttctacacACACTTTTCATTCAGCGAGGAAGGCATGAGACAACTTGGACTGTTTTGCGTCGCTTTGGCTATGACGATGACTTAGAGCTTACACCAGAGTACCTGTTCCCTCC CCTAAAAATTCCCCCTGACTGCACAACAGAACTAAATCATCATGCATACTTGTTTCTTCAAAGTATTTTTGATAAACATGATTTG GATAGAGATTGTGCTTTATCTCCTGATGAATTGAAAGACTTGTTCAAAGTCTTCCCTTACATGCCATGGGGGCCTGATGTGAACAACACAGTTTGTACAAATGAAAGAGGATGGATCACATACCAAGGGTTTCTCTCCCAGTGGAC ACTAACCACATACCTGGATGTGCAGCGTTGCCTGGAGTACCTGGGTTATTTAGGGTACTCCATACTTGCAGAACAAGAATCTCAAGCATCAGCAATTACAG TGACAAGAGATAAAAAGATAGACCTCCAGAAAAAACAGACTCAGCGAAATGTCTTCCGATGCAATGTTGTTGGAATGAAAGGCTGTGGGAAAAGTGGAGTTCTTCAAGCTCTTCTTGGAAGAAATCTAATA AGACAGAGGCAAATACGTGCGGAACACAAATCTTACTATGCCATTAATACAGTCTATGTATATGGACAGGAAAAATACTTGCTG ctacACGATGTCAGTGACTCAGACTTTTTAACTGATGCTGAGACCATATGTGATGCTGTCTGCCTGGTATATGATGTCAGTAATCCTAAATCCTTTGAGTACTGTGCCAGGATTTTTAAG